A stretch of the Limnothrix sp. FACHB-406 genome encodes the following:
- a CDS encoding MlaD family protein translates to MRSRTVREGAVGLLVLLGLGLVAVLSLWLSETYLGRRPYRLIVEFANADGLKVGSPVLFRGVPVGKVTDIRAASNSVDVVIEVENPELRMPRQSSAEVDRTGLIGEASLAIRPLNDSRPVPTVGPGPAQGDCDSQLLLCGGDRLVGSPPINYGSLIRAIVKIADLITDPTFQGKVDRAMGNLNATTAEIRQLSRDAASLARSLQQEVRTFGNTARSIARTSDTINRATGNTTTAIVRTANSLEQTSTSVNGLIVSNRGNLSRTLTSLAETSASLRNALGEVAPAMRQLRGSNLLQNLDALTENAAQTAANLRDITGAIKSPQSLFMLQQTVNSARSTLQNLEKITSDLDELTGDPQFRSSLRVIITALGQFLATTQQLEEQVQAPAPGPERATPPANRSTNRPANRSESEPDADVRFER, encoded by the coding sequence ATGCGATCGCGCACTGTCCGAGAGGGGGCCGTTGGTCTGCTGGTGCTATTGGGACTGGGGCTGGTTGCGGTGCTGAGTTTGTGGCTCAGTGAAACCTATTTGGGTCGTCGTCCCTATCGTTTAATTGTTGAGTTTGCCAATGCCGATGGGCTGAAGGTTGGCTCGCCGGTTTTGTTCCGTGGCGTACCGGTTGGCAAGGTGACGGACATTCGGGCGGCTTCCAATTCGGTTGATGTGGTGATTGAGGTGGAAAATCCGGAGTTACGGATGCCTCGCCAATCCTCGGCGGAAGTTGATCGCACCGGGTTGATTGGCGAAGCATCGTTGGCCATTCGCCCCCTCAACGACAGTCGGCCAGTGCCCACAGTGGGGCCGGGGCCAGCCCAAGGGGATTGTGATTCCCAGTTGCTGCTTTGTGGGGGCGATCGCCTGGTGGGCAGCCCGCCCATTAACTATGGATCGCTGATTCGGGCGATCGTCAAAATTGCGGATTTGATTACGGATCCGACGTTTCAAGGCAAGGTCGATCGAGCCATGGGCAACCTCAACGCCACCACGGCTGAAATTCGCCAGCTCAGTCGAGATGCGGCCAGTTTGGCGCGGTCTTTGCAGCAGGAGGTGCGCACCTTTGGCAACACCGCCCGTTCGATCGCCCGCACCTCAGACACCATTAACCGCGCCACGGGCAACACCACCACGGCCATTGTCCGCACCGCCAATTCCCTGGAGCAAACCAGTACGAGCGTTAATGGGTTAATTGTCAGTAATCGGGGAAATTTGAGCCGAACGCTGACCAGCTTGGCGGAAACCAGTGCGAGCTTGCGCAATGCGTTGGGAGAGGTTGCGCCCGCCATGCGTCAGTTACGCGGTAGCAACCTGCTGCAAAATCTGGATGCGCTGACGGAAAATGCGGCCCAAACGGCGGCCAATTTGCGGGACATCACGGGGGCGATTAAAAGTCCCCAGAGTCTGTTCATGTTGCAACAAACGGTGAATTCCGCGCGATCGACCCTCCAAAATCTTGAAAAAATCACCAGTGATTTGGATGAGCTGACGGGCGATCCACAATTTCGCAGCAGCTTGCGGGTGATTATTACGGCGCTGGGGCAATTTCTGGCCACTACGCAACAGCTTGAGGAACAGGTGCAAGCGCCGGCCCCGGGGCCGGAACGGGCAACCCCGCCCGCCAATCGATCCACCAACCGGCCCGCTAACCGATCCGAGAGTGAACCGGATGCGGATGTGCGGTTTGAGCGTTAG
- a CDS encoding MBL fold metallo-hydrolase, producing the protein MSSPNSQFQIRFWGVRGSIPCPGPETVKYGGNTPCVEMRVGDRRLIFDGGTGLRVLGQSMLAEMPVEAHMFFTHSHWDHIQGFPFFVPAFIKGNRFHIYGAPAPNGATIKQRMNDQMLHPNFPVPLQVMGADLAFYDMQVGDTIAIDDLHVENASLNHPGEAVGYRITWQGRVVAYVTDTEHFSDRLDENVLHLAKDADVLIYDATYTDDEYHSPKTSKVGWGHSTWQEAVKVAQAANVDQLVIFHHDPLHTDAFLDEMGRQAAAAFPHALIAMEGMTIQLTPRRPEQPTIRPEVTVLA; encoded by the coding sequence ATGTCCAGTCCGAACAGCCAGTTCCAGATCCGCTTTTGGGGTGTTCGTGGCAGTATTCCCTGCCCCGGCCCTGAGACGGTTAAATACGGCGGTAACACCCCCTGTGTCGAAATGCGCGTGGGCGATCGTCGGTTGATTTTTGATGGTGGTACGGGGTTAAGGGTCTTGGGGCAATCCATGCTAGCCGAGATGCCCGTTGAAGCCCACATGTTCTTCACCCACAGTCATTGGGACCACATTCAAGGCTTTCCGTTCTTTGTGCCTGCTTTTATCAAGGGCAATCGCTTCCACATCTATGGAGCGCCCGCGCCCAATGGGGCGACGATTAAGCAGCGCATGAATGACCAAATGTTGCATCCCAACTTCCCGGTTCCCCTGCAAGTGATGGGGGCGGATTTGGCCTTTTATGACATGCAGGTGGGAGACACGATCGCGATCGATGATCTGCATGTGGAAAATGCGTCTCTCAATCACCCTGGCGAAGCGGTGGGCTATCGCATCACCTGGCAAGGGCGAGTTGTGGCTTACGTCACCGATACGGAACATTTTTCCGATCGCCTGGATGAGAACGTGCTGCACCTGGCCAAGGATGCGGATGTGCTGATTTACGATGCCACCTATACCGATGATGAATACCATTCGCCTAAGACCAGCAAGGTGGGCTGGGGCCATTCCACCTGGCAAGAGGCGGTGAAGGTGGCGCAGGCGGCCAATGTTGACCAGTTGGTCATTTTCCATCATGATCCTCTGCACACGGATGCCTTCTTGGATGAAATGGGTCGGCAGGCGGCGGCGGCTTTCCCCCATGCGTTGATTGCAATGGAGGGGATGACGATTCAACTGACCCCCCGACGACCGGAACAACCGACCATTCGCCCAGAGGTGACGGTGCTCGCCTAG
- a CDS encoding bifunctional riboflavin kinase/FAD synthetase: protein MVWITSALDSVLSPTTIALGNFDGVHRGHQRVIAPILNGPAIDPSDSAAEPGSMPVSTVVSFSPHPKAFFSGRSHPLLTPMDEKAQVLDRLGIEQFVILPFGRSLADLTPEDFTVEILIRGLQARAIAVGADFHFGRGRSGTADRLREIAAEFGVPVKIVSLMSDQEGRISSSRIRAALGDGDVRKTQALLGRPYAIAGRVEAGQQLGRQLGFPTANLTIPPEKLLPRLGVYAVRVTLADGSLRPGVTNIGRRPTVGEQAAVTVEVHLLDWSGDLYGQWVTIELVDFLRPEQRFASLADLKTQIEQDRQQARDRLTAVPLS from the coding sequence TTGGTTTGGATCACGTCTGCACTGGATTCGGTACTGTCGCCGACCACGATCGCACTCGGTAATTTTGATGGTGTGCATCGGGGTCACCAACGGGTAATTGCGCCCATTTTGAATGGCCCGGCGATCGACCCAAGTGATTCTGCCGCTGAGCCAGGTTCGATGCCGGTGAGCACGGTGGTTTCCTTTTCGCCCCACCCCAAGGCGTTTTTCAGTGGGCGATCGCACCCTTTGCTCACGCCGATGGATGAGAAGGCGCAGGTGCTCGATCGCCTGGGAATTGAGCAATTTGTGATTTTGCCCTTTGGTCGATCGCTGGCGGATTTGACCCCCGAAGATTTTACGGTGGAGATCCTGATTCGGGGCTTGCAGGCCCGGGCGATCGCCGTGGGGGCCGACTTTCATTTTGGCCGAGGTCGATCGGGAACGGCCGATCGCCTGCGAGAAATTGCCGCCGAATTTGGCGTGCCGGTCAAAATCGTGTCGCTGATGTCTGACCAAGAAGGGCGCATCAGCAGTTCCCGAATTCGGGCCGCCCTTGGGGATGGGGATGTGCGTAAGACCCAAGCGCTCCTGGGCCGGCCCTACGCGATCGCCGGACGGGTGGAAGCGGGTCAACAACTGGGACGGCAATTGGGCTTCCCGACAGCCAACTTAACCATTCCCCCGGAAAAACTACTGCCCCGATTGGGGGTCTATGCGGTGCGGGTCACCTTGGCCGATGGTTCCCTGCGGCCGGGAGTCACGAATATTGGTCGGCGGCCCACGGTTGGTGAACAGGCGGCGGTGACCGTGGAAGTGCATCTGCTGGATTGGTCAGGAGACTTGTATGGACAATGGGTGACGATCGAGTTAGTTGATTTTCTGCGCCCGGAGCAGCGGTTTGCATCTTTGGCAGACCTGAAAACTCAAATTGAGCAGGATCGTCAACAGGCCCGCGATCGCCTCACTGCCGTTCCCTTAAGTTAA
- a CDS encoding MoxR family ATPase has protein sequence MGESSPTIESHKQALQALQNNLQRAIVGKDGAIQLVLVALLGGGHALLEDVPGVGKTLLAKSLARSIDGKFQRLQCTPDLLPADVTGTNIWNPQKGQFEFVAGPAFSNVLLADEINRATPRTQAALLEVMEERQVTLDGLSRPVPEPFFVIATQNPIEYQGTFPLPEAQMDRFALSFSLGYPSAEDELRMLQRHQMGAIDQDLQPCITLESVRELQKACRQVQVSAAVQDYILRLVRSTRQDDEITLGVSPRGAVAMQRSAQALAFLQNRDYILPDDVKQLALSVLAHRLIPAGGKNARTVVDRLLQTIPVD, from the coding sequence ATGGGTGAAAGTTCGCCGACGATCGAGTCGCACAAACAGGCACTGCAAGCACTTCAGAACAATCTCCAACGGGCGATCGTTGGCAAAGATGGGGCGATTCAGCTTGTGTTGGTGGCGCTGCTGGGGGGTGGCCATGCGCTGTTGGAGGATGTGCCCGGGGTGGGCAAAACGCTGTTGGCCAAGTCCCTAGCGCGATCGATTGATGGCAAGTTCCAGCGCTTGCAATGCACCCCCGACCTGTTGCCCGCCGACGTGACCGGTACTAATATTTGGAATCCCCAAAAGGGGCAATTCGAGTTTGTGGCGGGGCCCGCTTTCAGCAATGTGCTGTTGGCCGATGAAATTAACCGGGCCACACCGCGCACCCAAGCGGCGTTGTTGGAAGTGATGGAAGAGCGGCAGGTGACCTTAGATGGGTTGTCGCGGCCCGTGCCGGAGCCGTTTTTTGTGATTGCGACCCAAAACCCGATCGAGTATCAAGGGACATTTCCGCTGCCGGAAGCCCAAATGGATCGCTTTGCCCTGTCCTTTTCCCTAGGCTATCCGTCGGCGGAAGATGAACTGCGGATGTTGCAGCGACACCAGATGGGGGCGATCGACCAAGATTTGCAACCCTGCATTACGCTGGAGTCGGTGCGGGAACTGCAAAAAGCCTGTCGCCAAGTGCAGGTTTCCGCCGCAGTCCAGGACTATATCTTGCGCCTGGTGCGATCGACCCGCCAAGATGACGAAATCACCCTTGGAGTCAGTCCCCGGGGCGCGGTTGCCATGCAACGTTCCGCCCAAGCCCTCGCCTTCTTGCAAAATCGGGATTATATTTTGCCCGATGACGTGAAACAATTGGCGCTCTCGGTTTTGGCGCACCGTCTGATTCCCGCTGGGGGCAAAAACGCCCGCACCGTGGTTGATCGGCTCCTGCAAACGATTCCCGTGGACTAG
- a CDS encoding diheme cytochrome C codes for MADSKFGHLIRSRRASWGIALLLALLAMLFGVGLARAITPSSLPIADSGQLVIAQAERSVLIDPNGDIDRVAPSFTLGRELYLENCASCHIGVPPGLMPSQVWRNLIRDRDHYGTTIETPRDPSLQIIWNYLKEYSRPAENNEQINYRVGRTTTFKALHPRVQLPDPVQLSTCIRCHPRADFFNFRALSPDWENAP; via the coding sequence ATGGCAGACAGCAAATTTGGGCATCTCATCCGATCTCGGCGTGCATCCTGGGGGATTGCGCTCCTGCTGGCACTGCTGGCCATGCTGTTTGGGGTCGGGCTGGCCCGGGCGATCACGCCGAGTTCGCTCCCGATCGCGGATTCTGGCCAATTGGTCATCGCCCAAGCCGAGCGATCGGTGCTCATCGACCCCAACGGCGACATCGATCGCGTTGCGCCCTCTTTCACGCTGGGGCGAGAACTGTACCTGGAAAATTGCGCCTCCTGCCATATCGGCGTGCCCCCAGGATTGATGCCCAGTCAGGTTTGGCGAAATCTGATTCGCGATCGCGACCACTACGGAACCACCATTGAAACACCCCGAGATCCCAGCCTCCAAATCATTTGGAACTATTTGAAAGAATATTCACGCCCCGCCGAAAACAACGAACAAATTAACTACCGCGTTGGCAGAACCACCACTTTCAAGGCTTTGCACCCCCGCGTTCAGCTACCAGACCCCGTTCAACTCAGCACCTGCATTCGTTGTCATCCCCGTGCTGACTTCTTTAATTTCCGTGCCCTTTCTCCCGATTGGGAAAATGCACCTTAA